In Montipora foliosa isolate CH-2021 chromosome 13, ASM3666993v2, whole genome shotgun sequence, one DNA window encodes the following:
- the LOC137981694 gene encoding uncharacterized protein translates to MENLRNAITLMTPNCFMAFIDLKDAYYSVSVNKNHRKYLRFGNISFFNLPAFQMVYVVHLEYLQKSLKQFMQRCVPKDLKMWATLMTPIFREALFSDCSTNVAVTTKLFTDLGFILNHEKSVFKPKEVINFLGFVLNSVTLTVALTPEKATKLVTKATTVFAKQSPSVREVAELVGLMVASFPGVMLGPLFNRQLELDKVMALRASKGDFNALMTLSETSNSDLQWWITHTHITVNLVSHGSLSVTIYSDAALSGWGGARNDVSTGGLFSEEEQTNHINYLEILACFLTVQTFCSSLRDCHIKAMIDNTTAISYIDITGGRTIQCNELTRKLWLWCIERNLWITATHISGKLNVLADNESRHAFHDTDWKLDPAIFKRVSAFWGIPSIDIFASRLNFQLRPFVSWKPDPQAFAIDAFSISWTEHNFYASPTYNQQGFTEDRTGSITRCNHCPSVDHSDLV, encoded by the coding sequence atggagaaTCTTAGGAATGCCATCACTCTTATGACCCCAAACTGTTTCATGGCGTTCATTGATTTAAAGGATGCCTATTATTCGGTCTCAGTCAAcaaaaatcacaggaaatactTGAGATTTGgaaacatcagctttttcaatttACCTGCCTTCCAAATGGTTTACGTTGTGCACctagaatatttacaaaaatcCTTAAAACAATTTATGCAACGCTGCGTTCCCAAGGATTTGAAAATGTGGGCTACATTGATGACTCCTATCTTCAGGGAGGCACTTTTTTCAGACTGTAGCACTAATGTTGCTGTCACCACCAAGCTTTTCACAGATCTTGGTTTCATTTTGAACCATGAGAAATCTGTTTTTAAACCAAAAGAGGTTATCAACTTTCTAGGATTTGTTTTGAATTCCGTCACCTTGACTGTTGCTCTGACACCCGAGAAAGCTACAAAGTTAGTCACAAAAGCCACAACAGTCTTTGCAAAGCAATCACCCTCAGTTAGGGAAGTTGCAGAACTAGTCGGTTTAATGGTGGCTAGTTTTCCTGGTGTCATGCTTGGACCACTTTTTAATAGGCAGTTAGAACTCGACAAAGTTATGGCCTTGAGAGCTAGCAAAGGCGATTTCAATGCGCTGATGACCCTTTCAGAGACATCCAACTCTGACCTGCAGTGGTGgattacacacacacacatcaCTGTCAATCTGGTATCTCATGGTAGTCTTAGTGTCACTATTTATTCTGATGCAGCTTTGTCTGGCTGGGGTGGTGCACGGAATGATGTCTCCACTGGGGGTCTTTTTTCAGAGGAAGAACAGACCAACCACATTAATTATCTTGAGATTTTGGCTTGTTTTCTCACAGTTCAAACTTTCTGTTCTAGTCTGAGAGACTGTCATATCAAagcaatgatagacaatacaaCCGCAATTTCATATATTGACATCACGGGTGGTAGAACTATTCAATGCAATGAACTAACCAGGAAGTTGTGGTTGTGGTGTATCGAAAGGAATTTATGGATTACTGCAACACACATCTCAGGAAAACTTAATGTTTTAGCTGATAATGAGTCGAGGCACGCCTTCCATGACACAGATTGGAAACTTGATCCAGCAATTTTTAAAAGGGTATCTGCATTCTGGGGTATACCTTCCATAGATATTTTTGCCTCAAGACTGAATTTCCAGTTGAGACCCTTTGTCTCATGGAAACCAGATCCCCAAGCTTTTGCAATTGATGCTTTCTCTATCAGCTGGACGGAGCACAATTTTTATGCTTCCCCCACCTATAATCAACAGGGTTTTACAGAAGACAGAACAGGATCAATCACGCGGTGTAATCATTGTCCCAGTGTGGACCACTCAGATTTGGTTTAA